A region of Lycium barbarum isolate Lr01 chromosome 3, ASM1917538v2, whole genome shotgun sequence DNA encodes the following proteins:
- the LOC132631225 gene encoding uncharacterized protein LOC132631225, whose protein sequence is MANPEFILGMTFINATEFRAALRAYSVKNNRNIFFKKNESGKISAKCSDGCPWRIYASRKAPDDPTIEIKTLVGKHSDDCLFVYANKHVKSRMIAKTYLHYLRKHPDESVGDFMEKIHEEMNVEISVSQVYRVKRIAKEMIEGHYKEQYAKLEDYCAELKKKNPGSTVLLETIPNEEDGKPIFERIYICLEPCKRSWKAGCRPLIGMDGCFLKGPYGGQLLTAIGIDVDNGMFPIAYAVVDVEDKHNWKWFLNLLVDDLQIRNHDNLCLITDKQKGLEGAIYEIVPQVEHRHCVRHLYNNFKKVHKGLSLETRVWKAAKATYVSKYRYEMDTLEQEDKEARNWFNDKPPKFWSKSHFKTTTKCDILLNNLCESFNGIKPILKAREKPILGLLEGIRVYLMKRMNQKREVLQYQGSLCPRIQKLVEEKKKAASASIPTWAGQFLFQVKTMYGEQFSVDLNGRTCSCREWDLIGIPCAHAISCIFSIRENPENFINDCYKKATQMRIYEPVIAPMDGPDMWETTDLLPVQPPTYEPKKGKLNKNRRKEPDEIEASKRKAVEMKKQRREKKRKQSASNDLNAAATNVTKLSKKGRLGRCSKCLQTGHNKTTCKKNSDSLNSIAPPQAIPTTRVWPAEDGSSQMPAQAQVGSIVINAEKYKWNGKNCISLQSLQNTSVSMKSNNKSFDKEENRSN, encoded by the exons ATGGCTAATCCAGAATTTATATTGGGAATGACATTCATCAATGCAACAGAATTTAGAGCTGCTTTGAGAGCTTACTCTGTTAAAAACAATAGAAACATTTTCTTTAAAAAGAATGAGTCTGGTAAAATTTCTGCAAAATGTTCTGATGGATGTCCATGGCGTATATATGCCTCTAGAAAGGCACCAGATGACCCTACCATCGAGATAAAAACTTTGGTTGGGAAACATTCTGATGATTGTTTGTTTGTTTATGCCAATAAACATGTCAAATCTAGGATGATTGCCAAAACATACCTACATTATTTAAGAAAACATCCAGATGAATCAGTAGGTGATTTTATGGAGAAAATACATGAAGAGATGAATGTTGAAATCTCAGTTAGTCAAGTCTATAGAGTAAAGAGAATAGCTAAAGAGATGATCGAAGGTCACTACAAAGAACAATATGCAAAATTAGAGGACTACTGCGCAGAACTCAAGAAAAAGAATCCAGGATCAACTGTATTGTTAGAAACAATACCCAATGAAGAGGATGGCAAACctatttttgaaagaatttacATATGTCTTGAGCCCTGCAAAAGAAGTTGGAAGGCAGGTTGTAGGCCACTTATTGGGATGGATGGTTGTTTTCTTAAAGGACCATATGGTGGTCAACTTTTGACAGCAATTGGGATAGATGTTGATAATGGTATGTTCCCAATAGCCTATGCTGTAGTTGATGTTGAAGACAAGCATAACTGGAAGTGGTTTTTGAATTTGCTAGTGGATGACTTGCAAATTAGAAATCATGATAACTTGTGTCTCATTACAGACAAGCAAAAG GGTTTGGAGGGAGCTATTTATGAGATTGTTCCTCAAGTTGAGCACAGGCATTGTGTAAGACATTTGTACAATAATTTCAAGAAAGTGCATAAAGGTTTATCATTAGAGACAAGAGTTTGGAAAGCTGCTAAGGCAACTTATGTAAGTAAGTATAGATATGAGATGGATACGTTGGAACAGGAGGACAAAGAAGCTAGAAACTGGTTCAACGATAAACCACCCAAATTCTGGAGTAAGTCGCATTTTAAAACAACAACAAAGTGTGATATACTTTTGAATAATCTTTGTGAGTCATTCAATGGGATAAAACCAAttttaaaggcaagggagaaaccTATACTTGGATTGCTGGAAGGAATTAGAGTATACCTGATGAAAAGAATGAATCAAAAGAGGGAGGTGCTCCAGTACCAAG GAAGTTTATGCCCTCGAATTCAGAAATtagtagaagaaaagaaaaaggcagCATCTGCATCAATTCCTACTTGGGCTGGACAATTTCTATTTCAAGTAAAAACTATGTATGGTGAACAATTTAGTGTTGACTTGAATGGGAGAACCTGTTCTTGTAGGGAATGGGACCTTATAGGAATCCCATGCGCACATGCAATAAGCTGCATATTCAGTATACGAGAGAATccagaaaatttcataaatgattGTTACAAGAAGGCTACTCAAATGAGGATTTATGAGCCAGTCATTGCTCCTATGGACGGACCTGATATGTGGGAAACTACTGATCTACTTCCTGTTCAACCTCCTACTTATGAGCCAAAGaaaggtaagttgaacaaaaatagaagaaaagaaCCTGATGAAATTGAAGCCTCCAAGAGAAAAGCTGTTGAGATGAAAAAAcagagaagagagaaaaagagaaaaCAGTCTGCATCAAATGACTTGAATGCAGCAGCCACAAATGTTACCAAATTAAGTAAGAAAGGGAGGTTAGGGAGATGCAGCAAGTGCTTGCAAACTGGTCACAATAAAACAACTTGCAAGAAGAATAGCGATTCTCTGAATTCAATAGCTCCACCACAAGCTATTCCAACAACTCGAGTTTG GCCAGCGGAGGACGGTTCATCTCAGATGCCTGCACAAGCTCAAGTTGGCAGTATTGTGATAAATGCTGAGAAGTACAAGTGGAATGGAAAAAATTGTATTAGCTTGCAAAGCCTTCAAAATACAAGTGTTTCAATGAAGTCCAACAATAAGAGCTTTGACAAGGAAGAGAATAGAAGCAATTAA